The following coding sequences lie in one Wolbachia endosymbiont strain TRS of Brugia malayi genomic window:
- a CDS encoding TRP75-related protein: MLRFFFTLVFLGSSFFIMQDAEAKLKVKLSKRYIPPGNPGGTNFYEDEDFAESYKLYEKRRELLKKKKLQDQTNININKEKLAKKLKEKKIANLDSELSDTEACVINDEEDAMVNQHGINIARLKGAIFIDQGPISQREDEQHESERQEGKKATLTREKKVSPINVTIKDTRSKRTCSHDSIVDLNNVSSNGSDSFGSAADAVN; the protein is encoded by the coding sequence ATGCTTAGGTTTTTTTTTACACTAGTGTTTTTGGGTTCCAGCTTTTTCATCATGCAAGATGCTGAAGCTAAACTTAAAGTGAAGCTTAGTAAAAGGTACATACCTCCTGGTAATCCTGGCGGTACAAACTTTTATGAAGATGAGGATTTCGCTGAGTCATATAAACTGTATGAAAAGCGTAGGGAACTCCTAAAGAAAAAAAAGTTGCAAGATCAAACTAATATTAACATAAACAAAGAAAAACTGGCTAAAAAACTAAAAGAAAAAAAAATTGCTAATCTTGATAGTGAGCTAAGTGATACAGAAGCTTGTGTAATCAATGATGAAGAGGATGCTATGGTAAATCAACATGGCATCAATATTGCGCGCTTAAAGGGTGCTATATTTATAGATCAAGGACCAATTTCTCAACGTGAAGATGAGCAACATGAAAGTGAACGACAAGAAGGAAAAAAAGCTACTTTAACACGGGAGAAAAAAGTTTCTCCTATAAATGTTACTATAAAAGACACTCGATCAAAAAGAACCTGTTCACATGATTCCATTGTCGACTTAAATAACGTCAGTTCGAACGGCTCGGATTCATTTGGAAGTGCAGCTGATGCAGTAAATTAA